One genomic segment of Helianthus annuus cultivar XRQ/B chromosome 14, HanXRQr2.0-SUNRISE, whole genome shotgun sequence includes these proteins:
- the LOC110907352 gene encoding uncharacterized protein LOC110907352: MAPYELLYGRKCRTPVCWGEVGQRELAPSDLITTTNEKIDLIRARLKAAQDRQKAYADKRRRPIEFQVGDYVLLKVSPWKGIIRFRKRGKLGPRYIGPFKILARVGKVAYRLELPPTLDGIHNTFHVSQLRKCLADEAALVPLDDIELDEGLKYVERPIAIKDVKVKNLCNKTVRQVLVQWQHRKGSELTWETKDEMRKHYPFLFGVKEEGTSTRKTEGTQDRDTLIYGG; the protein is encoded by the exons ATGGCTCCTTATGAATTGCTATACGGGAGGAAATGTAGGACTCCTGTATGTTGGGGTGAAGTTGGACAAAGAGAGCTTGCGCCAAGTGATTTAATAACAACGACAAATGAAAAGATTGATTTGATTAGAGCTCGACTGAAAGCAGCCCAGGATCGGCAAAAAGCCTATGCAGACAAGAGAAGGCGACCTatcgagtttcaagttggagactaTGTTCTGTTGAAAGTATCTCCATGGAAGGGTATAATCCGTTTCCGCAAACGGGGTAAGCTAGGTCCTCGCTATATTGGACCGTTTAAAATTTTGGCTCGAGTTGGAAAGGTAGCATATCGTTTAGAATTACCGCCTACACTAGACGGGATTCACAATACCTTCCACGTATCGCAATTAAGGAAGTGTCTTGCGGATGAAGCTGCGCTAGTACCTCTCGACGACATTGAGTTGGACGAGGGGTTAAAATATGTCGAAAGACCGATAGCCATTAAAGACGTTAAAGTGAAGAATCTTTGTAACAAGACCGTTAGACAAGTGTTGGTCCAATGGCAACACCGAAAGGGGTCGGAACTTACATGGGAAACGAAAGATGAAATGAGGAAGCACTACCCTTTTCTATTCG gcgtgaaggaagaaggtaCAAGCACTAGGAAAACGGAAGGCAcgcaagatcgag ATACATTGATTTACGGTGGTTAA
- the LOC110903681 gene encoding probable transcription factor At5g28040, producing MASHDDDHITTVYGDDEEDSEDEDLTLRNQTADDDDVDVIDDEEEDDSTSSGAGEVTVAVAGIAGDSGLTGGVSAVTATPTTAVTGTISVSPLPRSDIVTEQRKIVPLDESRRLFQRLWTDEDEIELLQGFLEYTNQRVANNPFHHHHHHDTTAFYDQIKDKLQLDFNKNQLVEKLRRLKKKYRNVLSKISSGKEYVFKSAHDQITFDISCKIWSNETAVVSTPVATADGGRFDDEETNNPNINPNLNVAFNLNEQNGNGAGYANSSEKKSAKSRKRSRSGGVKVEEKVSQQESLPPAVAVASNNLNSVPNLVEETVKSCLLPLFKELLEGSTNGQARGFRGFGLGGMNLDPFSLSLGGLMNIPFGDVTDEKWRKQHILELEVCSKRLELVQDQIKSQLEELKAMRR from the coding sequence ATGGCCTCTCACGACGACGATCACATCACCACCGTCTACGGCGACGACGAGGAGGACAGCGAAGACGAAGATCTAACCCTACGCAACCAAACTGCCGATGATGACGACGTTGATGTCATCGATGACGAAGAAGAGGACGATTCTACATCCTCCGGCGCCGGTGAAGTCACCGTCGCCGTTGCAGGTATCGCCGGAGATTCCGGACTCACCGGAGGTGTTTCCGCCGTTACCGCTACACCTACTACGGCAGTTACTGGTACGATTAGCGTTTCTCCGCTTCCTAGATCTGATATTGTTACAGAACAGAGGAAAATTGTGCCGTTGGATGAATCTAGACGGTTGTTTCAACGGTTGTGGACGGATGAAGATGAAATTGAGCTGTTGCAAGGGTTTCTGGAGTATACGAACCAGCGTGTTGCGAATAatccttttcatcatcatcatcaccatgaTACGACGGCGTTTTATGACCAGATCAAGGATAAGTTGCAGCTGGATTTTAATAAGAATCAGTTGGTTGAGAAGTTGAGGAGGTTGAAGAAGAAGTATAGGAATGTTTTGAGTAAAATTAGTTCTGGAAAAGAGTATGTGTTTAAGAGTGCTCATGATCAGATCACTTTTGATATATCTTGTAAGATTTGGAGTAACGAAACTGCTGTTGTTTCTACTCCGGTGGCTACTGCAGATGGCGGTAGATTCGACGATGAAGAAACTAATAACCCTAACATTAATCCTAACCTTAATGTTGCTTTTAATTTAAATGAACAAAACGGCAACGGTGCTGGTTATGCGAACAGTTCAGAGAAGAAAAGTGCGAAATCACGAAAGCGATCAAGGTCAGGTGGAGTTAAGGTTGAGGAAAAAGTCAGCCAGCAAGAGTCTTTGCCACCTGCGGTAGCGGTGGCGTCGAATAATTTAAACTCGGTTCCTAATCTGGTTGAAGAAACTGTGAAAAGTTGTTTATTGCCGTTGTTCAAGGAGTTGCTCGAGGGTTCAACGAATGGGCAGGCGCGTGGTTTTAGGGGATTCGGGTTAGGAGGGATGAATTTGGACCCGTTTTCGTTGAGTTTAGGTGGATTGATGAATATACCGTTTGGGGATGTTACTGATGAAAAGTGGAGGAAACAGCATATATTGGAATTGGAGGTTTGTTCGAAGAGATTGGAATTGGTGCAGGATCAGATCAAGTCGCAGTTGGAAGAGCTGAAAGCGATGAGGAGGTAA
- the LOC110903682 gene encoding putative uncharacterized protein DDB_G0277003, with product MEVKEASGGDGKRPPWLHLVSAFFAMEPSDSLISISRDCGGGAITENVQYFIWNHCISKTDGKGHTPYVTSFLKKVVLEVESAADVVIDELYEQLSFYMTSLKEDDLAKGAPRIIREISFLYPTARVCQNPRKVVVPLNCSLNMLEGDTGCSIWPSSLFLSEFILSCPELFSMKSCFELGSGVGLVGICLAHVKPSKVVLSDGDLSTLANLKVNLELNHMNIQSLSSESEDPCEVKCLHLPWESAVESDLQDLMPDIVLGADVIYDPQCIPHLVHVIVTLLTTKKSNSLLRDGSKVSVAPNDQINSDIPNGYDEFVLASTTQPVAYIASVVRNINTYNYFHKVAQEANLRVVDITQNVKIFNFLPYMLSYQRSSVRLLGIYHSFR from the exons ATGGAGGTTAAGGAAGCGAGCGGCGGCGATGGCAAGCGTCCACCATGGCTCCACCTGGTTTCTGCATTTTTCGCCATGGAACCATCCGATTCTTTGATCTCCATTTCCAG GGACTGTGGCGGAGGTGCAATCACTGAGAATGTTCAGTACTTCATTTGGAACCATTGTATCAGCAAAACA GATGGAAAGGGTCACACACCTTATGTAACATCTTTTTTAAAGAAAGTTGTCCTTGAAGTGGAGTCTGCGGCTGATGTTGTTATTGATGAACTTTACGAACAACTATCGTTTTACATGACTTCATTGAAG GAAGATGATTTAGCAAAGGGAGCCCCAAGAATCATTCGGGAAATTTCGTTTCTTTACCCAACAG CGCGAGTCTGCCAAAATCCAAGGAAAGTAGTTGTACCTCTTAATTGTTCGCTCAACATGCTTGAAGGAGATACTGG TTGTTCCATATGGCCATCAAGCCTGTTCTTATCAGAGTTCATTCTTTCATGTCCTGAACTATTCTCAATGAAGTCATGTTTTGAG CTAGGCTCCGGTGTTGGTTTAGTTGGAATATGTTTGGCACATGTGAAACCTTCAAAG GTGGTTTTAAGTGATGGTGACCTATCAACTTTAGCCAATTTGAAAGTTAACTTGGAGCTTAATCACATGAATATTCAATCCTTATCAAGTGAAAGCGAGGATCCATGCGAG GTCAAATGCTTACATCTACCTTGGGAATCTGCAGTTGAGAGTGATCTTCAAGACCTGATGCCAGATATAGT GTTGGGTGCAGACGTCATCTATGATCCACAATGCATTCCACACCTAGTTCATGTTATCGTCACTCTCTTGACCACAAAAAAGTCAAACTCTCTACTTAGAGACGGATCCAAGGTGTCAGTAGCGCCCAATGATCAAATAAACAGTGATATCCCAAATGGATACGATGAGTTTGTTCTTGCATCAACGACACAACCCGTTGCATATATTGCTTCTGTGGTTAGGAATATCAACACTTACAATTATTTTCATAAGGTAGCACAAGAAGCAAACCTCAGAGTTGTTGACATTACTCAAAATGTCAAGATTTTTAATTTTCTTCCTTACATGTTATCTTACCAAAGGTCCTCTGTAAGACTACTTGGTATTTATCACTCATTTCGTTAG